One Streptomyces sp. NBC_01237 genomic region harbors:
- a CDS encoding MFS transporter: MTDARLRHGRASLALSFLVQGVTFALLVTRIPAIQDQYGISDGLLPVFLAAVPILAGVGSVVTEKVVARVRPGTVLRWAQPVVLLALLGVGGGGEVWHVALALGVFGLAVGALDASMNMMGVSLQRAYGRSIMLGFHAVYSLGGIAGASMAWAGAHWDLSLLVSYLPAVVVLLPAAFLGSRWYTEGKGPRERDAAVDGAAGVSVPFRLLLPLCLVMSFAYIGDSTVSNWSAKYLQDVLGSSEQMSTVPYNVYMVTTLLGRAVGDIGVRRLGAVAVVRGGSVLAAAGFGVVAVAPGAWAGMLGFTMLGLGLCVIVPQTFAAAGRMFPGASDVAIARLNIFNYVGFLVGSPLVGALGDAWSYRGAMLVPMVLVLATLVHARSFGAEPARYGGGHERPRTADVG, from the coding sequence ATGACAGATGCGCGGTTGCGGCACGGTCGGGCCTCCTTGGCGTTGAGCTTCCTTGTGCAAGGGGTGACCTTTGCTCTGCTCGTGACGCGTATCCCCGCCATCCAGGACCAGTACGGAATATCCGACGGGCTGCTGCCCGTCTTCCTGGCCGCCGTGCCGATCCTGGCGGGGGTCGGCAGCGTGGTCACCGAGAAGGTGGTCGCGCGGGTGCGGCCCGGGACCGTACTGAGGTGGGCGCAGCCCGTCGTGCTGCTGGCCCTGCTCGGGGTGGGCGGTGGCGGGGAGGTGTGGCACGTCGCCCTCGCGCTGGGGGTCTTCGGGCTGGCGGTGGGAGCGCTGGACGCCTCGATGAACATGATGGGCGTCAGCCTTCAGCGGGCGTACGGGCGCAGCATCATGCTCGGGTTCCACGCCGTGTACAGCCTCGGTGGGATCGCCGGGGCGTCGATGGCCTGGGCCGGGGCGCACTGGGATCTGTCGTTGCTCGTGTCCTACCTGCCCGCCGTGGTGGTGCTGCTGCCCGCCGCGTTCCTCGGCAGCCGCTGGTACACGGAGGGGAAGGGGCCGCGGGAGCGGGATGCCGCGGTGGACGGGGCCGCTGGGGTGTCCGTCCCGTTCAGGCTGCTGCTGCCGCTGTGTCTCGTGATGAGCTTCGCGTACATCGGGGACTCGACCGTCTCCAACTGGAGTGCCAAGTACCTCCAGGACGTGCTGGGCAGTTCGGAGCAGATGTCGACGGTTCCGTACAACGTCTACATGGTGACGACGCTGCTGGGGCGGGCCGTCGGGGACATCGGGGTGCGGCGGCTCGGGGCGGTGGCCGTGGTGCGGGGCGGGAGCGTGCTGGCGGCGGCCGGGTTCGGGGTGGTGGCCGTGGCGCCGGGGGCGTGGGCGGGGATGCTCGGGTTCACGATGCTGGGGCTCGGGCTCTGTGTGATCGTGCCGCAGACCTTCGCCGCGGCCGGGCGGATGTTCCCCGGGGCCAGCGATGTGGCCATCGCCCGGCTGAACATCTTCAACTACGTGGGGTTCCTCGTCGGTTCACCGCTCGTGGGGGCGCTCGGGGACGCGTGGAGCTACCGGGGCGCGATGCTCGTACCGATGGTCCTGGTGCTCGCGACCCTCGTGCACGCCCGGTCGTTCGGGGCGGAACCCGCCCGATACGGTGGCGGGCATGAGCGGCCGCGCACAGCTGATGTGGGATGA
- a CDS encoding phosphatase gives MLSTGALRAHLLAARLAGPVATSRENSLRSYRLFAVRDPRATLGLDPEWAWGERDLLRLMADKCGVSDDPAHVSGQDVIDPERTLAGLAAFAERLAGVAARRAPVLFGTGHPHRLIGFYAELADALSAAGCHVLTPAQGRSVDITTRFGVRTYHLDYVRRVALMREPGVRAPGGGTGVHSHSPLPVRVALAAAAQQFGVLPALVIGDHGWVCGAGQLGIEAIGLADTDDPALFVGEAEGRVSVAVPLDDGVQSDYYRPLTRYVLNRACLSQ, from the coding sequence GTGTTGAGCACTGGAGCGCTGCGCGCTCATCTGCTGGCGGCCCGGCTGGCCGGGCCCGTGGCCACCTCGCGGGAGAACAGCCTGCGGAGTTATCGGCTCTTCGCCGTGCGGGATCCGCGGGCGACGCTCGGCCTCGATCCGGAGTGGGCCTGGGGCGAGCGTGATCTGTTGCGGCTGATGGCCGACAAGTGCGGGGTCTCGGACGATCCCGCGCATGTTTCCGGTCAGGATGTGATCGATCCGGAACGGACGCTGGCCGGTCTGGCCGCGTTCGCCGAGCGGCTCGCCGGAGTGGCGGCCCGGCGGGCGCCGGTGCTGTTCGGGACCGGCCATCCGCACCGACTGATCGGGTTCTACGCCGAGCTGGCAGACGCCTTGTCGGCGGCAGGGTGCCACGTACTCACCCCCGCGCAGGGGCGATCTGTCGACATAACGACCCGGTTCGGCGTACGCACGTACCACCTCGACTACGTACGACGTGTCGCTCTGATGCGCGAACCCGGCGTGCGGGCCCCTGGTGGTGGGACCGGCGTGCACAGCCACTCCCCGCTGCCGGTTCGGGTCGCGCTGGCGGCGGCGGCGCAGCAGTTCGGAGTACTGCCCGCGCTGGTGATCGGGGACCACGGCTGGGTCTGCGGTGCAGGTCAGCTGGGCATCGAGGCCATCGGGCTGGCGGATACGGATGATCCCGCGCTGTTCGTCGGGGAGGCCGAGGGGAGGGTGTCCGTCGCGGTTCCGCTTGATGACGGCGTGCAGTCGGACTACTACCGCCCGCTTACTCGCTATGTACTCAATCGGGCGTGTCTGTCACAGTAG
- a CDS encoding HAD family hydrolase: protein MRYELVIFDNDGVLVDSEPISNTILAGYLTELGHPTSYEESLRDYMGAAVHRVHDLVAERTGEKLPADFDETLHARVFAAFRRELVAVDGVQELLGTLVADGVDYCVASSSSHERIRVGHRAAGLDQWFEEEWIFSSEDVGRGKPAPDLFLYAAERMGVAPERCVVIEDSPLGVEAARAAGMDVYGFTSMMPADRLTGVTGYFSEMAQLPELLA, encoded by the coding sequence ATGCGCTACGAACTGGTCATCTTCGACAACGATGGTGTGCTCGTCGACAGTGAGCCGATCTCCAACACCATCCTCGCCGGCTACCTCACCGAACTCGGTCACCCCACCTCCTACGAGGAGTCGCTCCGCGACTACATGGGGGCCGCCGTGCACCGGGTGCACGACCTCGTCGCCGAGAGGACCGGGGAGAAGCTGCCCGCAGACTTCGACGAGACACTGCACGCGCGGGTCTTCGCCGCGTTCCGGCGGGAGCTGGTGGCGGTGGACGGGGTGCAGGAACTGCTGGGGACGCTGGTCGCCGACGGGGTGGACTACTGCGTCGCCTCGTCCAGCAGCCACGAACGGATCAGGGTCGGCCACCGGGCGGCCGGGCTCGACCAGTGGTTCGAGGAGGAGTGGATCTTCAGCTCGGAGGATGTCGGGCGGGGGAAGCCGGCGCCGGATCTGTTCCTGTACGCGGCGGAACGGATGGGGGTCGCCCCGGAGCGGTGTGTCGTGATCGAGGACAGCCCGCTCGGTGTCGAGGCCGCTCGGGCCGCCGGGATGGATGTGTACGGGTTTACGTCGATGATGCCGGCGGACCGGCTGACCGGCGTGACCGGTTACTTCTCCGAGATGGCTCAGCTGCCGGAATTGCTTGCCTGA
- a CDS encoding 30S ribosomal protein bS22, whose translation MGSVIKKRRKRMAKKKHRKLLKRTRVQRRNKK comes from the coding sequence GTGGGCTCTGTTATTAAGAAGCGGCGCAAGCGGATGGCCAAGAAGAAGCACCGCAAGCTGCTCAAGCGCACGCGCGTTCAGCGTCGCAACAAGAAGTAA
- a CDS encoding acetoin utilization protein AcuC — protein sequence MSGRAQLMWDDAVTGYDFGDSHPMDPVRLALTMGLVRAFGLDGAVDVRAAKAAGDSTLRLVHRADYVAAVRAASADPRSADQAYGLGTVDDPAFSGMHEASALIAGLSVGAAEAVWRGETRHAVNFTGGLHHAMPGAAAGFCVYNDPALAIARLLELGVERVAYIDVDVHHGDGVQAAFWEDPRVLTVSMHEHPRTLFPQTGWPEETGSGAGEGSAVNVALPAGTGDAGWLRAFHAVVPELVADFRPQVLVTQHGADTHFEDPLAHLAVSLDAQRAVMASCHDLAHAYVDGGRWLALGGGGYAVVDVVPRSWTHLVGIAAHAPVDPESVIPASWRDEVYARTRQLGPARMTDGRTPSWQPWEAGYDPADRLDQAVLATRRAAFPLRGLLT from the coding sequence ATGAGCGGCCGCGCACAGCTGATGTGGGATGACGCAGTAACGGGATACGACTTCGGGGACAGCCATCCGATGGACCCGGTCCGGCTCGCCCTGACGATGGGGCTGGTGCGGGCGTTCGGGCTCGACGGGGCGGTGGACGTACGGGCGGCGAAGGCCGCCGGGGACTCCACGCTGCGGCTGGTGCACCGGGCGGACTACGTGGCGGCGGTACGGGCCGCGTCGGCGGACCCCCGGTCCGCGGATCAGGCGTACGGGCTCGGCACCGTGGACGACCCGGCCTTCTCCGGGATGCACGAGGCGTCCGCGCTGATCGCCGGGCTGTCGGTGGGAGCGGCGGAGGCCGTGTGGCGGGGGGAGACCCGGCACGCGGTGAACTTCACCGGGGGGCTGCATCACGCCATGCCGGGTGCGGCCGCGGGGTTCTGCGTCTACAACGACCCGGCGCTCGCCATCGCCCGGCTGCTGGAGCTGGGCGTGGAGCGGGTCGCGTACATCGATGTGGACGTCCACCACGGCGACGGTGTGCAGGCCGCCTTCTGGGAGGACCCGCGGGTGCTGACCGTCTCGATGCACGAGCACCCGCGCACGCTGTTTCCGCAGACCGGATGGCCCGAGGAGACCGGCTCCGGGGCGGGTGAGGGCAGCGCGGTGAATGTGGCGCTGCCGGCGGGTACGGGGGACGCCGGGTGGCTGCGGGCGTTCCACGCGGTGGTGCCCGAGCTGGTGGCGGATTTCCGGCCGCAGGTGCTGGTGACCCAGCACGGGGCCGATACGCACTTCGAGGACCCGCTGGCCCATCTCGCGGTGTCGCTGGACGCGCAGCGGGCCGTGATGGCGTCCTGCCACGATCTCGCGCACGCGTATGTGGACGGCGGGCGCTGGCTGGCGCTGGGCGGCGGCGGGTACGCGGTCGTCGATGTGGTGCCGCGGTCCTGGACCCATCTGGTGGGGATCGCCGCGCATGCGCCGGTGGACCCGGAGTCGGTGATTCCGGCGTCGTGGCGGGATGAGGTCTACGCCCGGACGCGGCAGCTGGGTCCGGCCCGGATGACGGACGGGCGTACGCCGTCCTGGCAGCCGTGGGAGGCCGGGTACGATCCGGCGGACCGGCTGGACCAGGCGGTACTGGCGACCCGGCGGGCGGCGTTTCCGCTGCGGGGGCTGCTGACCTGA
- a CDS encoding helix-turn-helix domain-containing protein → MAAGSERPLNEVKFLTVAEVASVMRVSKMTVYRLVHSGHLPAIRVGRSFRVPEQAVHEYLRESFVGVESA, encoded by the coding sequence ATGGCTGCTGGCAGCGAGAGGCCTCTGAACGAGGTCAAGTTTCTGACCGTGGCGGAAGTCGCGTCGGTCATGCGAGTGTCGAAGATGACCGTGTACCGCTTGGTGCACAGCGGTCATCTGCCGGCGATCCGGGTGGGAAGGTCCTTCCGGGTGCCGGAGCAAGCGGTTCACGAGTATCTCCGCGAGTCCTTTGTGGGGGTGGAGTCGGCCTGA